A window of the Hypomesus transpacificus isolate Combined female chromosome 10, fHypTra1, whole genome shotgun sequence genome harbors these coding sequences:
- the LOC124472151 gene encoding cadherin-6-like — translation MRTLLLDPLWTTVALTLVLSVPVQAMALASQPETDAQPGAGGLEVAGDRVGPVPQNDEPFSERQALKRVRRGWMWNQFFLQEEYTGSDHQYIGKLQSDMDRGDGAVKYILSGEGAGSLFVIDEKNGDLHATKKLDREEKAFYTLRATVVNRSTGHKLEPETEFVVKLHDINDNEPKFAKEVYTGTVPERSDIGTSVIQVTATDNDDSMYGNSAKLVYSISQGHPYFSVDLTTGVIRTALGPNDMDREQREHYQVVIEAKDMAGQRGGLTGSTVINITLTDVNDNPPRFTQSIYQFSVPESMRAGTPVGRIRATDKDIGSNAEMDYTVVSGDGIDMFDISTDKDTQEGVITVVKPLDYERKRSYTLEIQVQNTQLDSRFLSMGTKDMATVRVSVEDVDEPPLFERASYMMEVKEDAAVGVALGSVSAVDPDAYRSPVRYSIDRRTDLDRVFNVHPGNGSVFLLRSLDREEAAWHNISLIATEFNNPRQTSRVPVYVRVLDVNDNAPVFPTIYETFVCERTKPGQKIQTVSAVDADEPQNGNKFFFSLSPEANYRSNFTVRDNGDNTAGILTRRGSYSRLTQSIYHVPVVMTDGDYPMQSSTGTLTVRVCTCDREGNMELCNAEALTSSAGLSTGALIAILLCVIILLMIVVLFAALKRQRKQEPLIISKEDVRDNVVSYNDEGGGEEDTQAFDIGALRHPDTVEETKQRRDIIPTDTLLYPPLRRHAAALAVPTQRDNADVRDFINQRVLDNDSNPTAPPYDSLATYAYEGAGSVAESLSSLGSSSSEGDQDYNYLSDWGPRFRKLADMYGAEDSDRDS, via the exons ATGAGAACGCTCTTGCTGGACCCTCTGTGGACCACGGTGGCCCTGACCTTAGTGCTGTCTGTGCCTGTGCAGGCCATGGCTctcgccagccagccagagactGACGCCCAGCCAGGGGCTGGAGGGTTGGAGGTAGCAGGGGACCGTGTGGGGCCAGTCCCCCAGAACGATGAGCCCTTCAGCGAACGTCAAGCTCTGAAGCGTGTCCGACGTGGCTGGATGTGgaaccagttcttcctccaGGAGGAGTACACAGGAAGTGATCACCAGTACATTGGCAAG CTCCAGTCAGACATGGACCGGGGTGACGGCGCCGTCAAGTACATCCTGTCTGGTGAGGGCGCGGGCTCGTTGTTCGTCATTGACGAGAAAAACGGCGACCTGCACGCCACCAAGAagctggacagggaggagaaggcCTTCTACACCCTCCGGGCAACCGTGGTGAACAGGAGCACGGGTCACAAGCTGGAACCGGAGACAGAGTTTGTGGTCAAGCTCCACGACATCAACGACAATGAGCCTAAATTCGCTAAGGAGGTCTACACCGGAACAGTACCAGAGAGGTCGGACATTG gcaCGTCAGTAATCCAGGTGACCGCCACTGATAATGATGACAGCATGTACGGAAACAGCGCCAAGCTGGTGTACAGCATCAGCCAAGGACACCCTTACTTTTCTGTCGATCTCACCACAG GCGTGATCAGGACAGCCTTGGGTCCAAACGACATGGACCGGGAGCAGCGCGAACACTACCAGGTGGTGATCGAGGCCAAGGACATGGCCGGCCAGAGGGGAGGCTTGACGGGATCCACGGTGATCAACATCACTCTGACCGACGTCAACGATAACCCGCCCCGTTTCACCCAGA GCATATACCAGTTCAGCGTTCCTGAGTCGATGAGGGCAGGGACTCCCGTGGGGAGGATCCGAGCCACAGATAAAGACATCGGCAGCAATGCCGAGATGGACTACACCGTAGTCAGCGGCGACGGCATCGACATGTTCGACATCAgcacagacaaagacacacaagaaGGAGTCATCACTGTTGTCAAG CCTCTAGACTACGAGAGGAAACGCTCGTACACGCTGGAGATCCAGGTGCAGAACACGCAGCTGGACTCGCGCTTCCTGTCCATGGGCACCAAGGACATGGCGACGGTGCGCGTCAGCGTGGAAGACGTGGACGAACCGCCGCTGTTTGAGCGGGCCAGCTACATGATGGAGGTGAAAGAGGACGCCGCCGTGGGCGTGGCCCTGGGCTCGGTCAGCGCCGTGGACCCGGACGCCTACCGCAGCCCAGTCAG GTATTCGATCGACAGGCGCACAGACCTGGACCGGGTCTTCAACGTTCACCCGGGGAACGGCTCCGTGTTCCTGCTCAGGTCTCTAGATCGAGAGGAGGCGGCCTGGCACAACATTTCCCTCATCGCCACAGAGTTCA ACAACCCCAGGCAGACCAGTCGGGTCcctgtgtacgtgcgtgtgctgGATGTCAATGACAACGCGCCCGTCTTTCCTACCATCTACGAGACATTCGTCTGCGAGAGGACCAAACCCGGCCAG AAGATCCAGACAGTGAGCGCAGTGGACGCTGACGAGCCCCAGAATGGGAACAAGTTCTTCTTCAGTCTGTCCCCAGAGGCCAACTACCGCAGCAACTTCACCGTCAGAGATAACGGAG ATAACACAGCTGGAATACTCACAAGGAGAGGGAGCTACAGCAGGCTCACCCAGAGTATCTACCACGTTCCCGTGGTGATGACGGACGGTGACTACCCCATGCAGAGCAGCACGGGCACGCTCACGGTGCGCGTATGCACGTGTGACCGCGAGGGCAACATGGAGCTGTGTAACGCAGAGGCCCTGACCAGCTCAGCTGGCCTTAGCACTGGAGCCCTCATCGCCATCCTGCTCTGTGTCATCATACTGCTAA tgatCGTGGTGCTGTTCGCAGCCCTGAAGCGCCAGAGGAAACAGGAGCCGCTGATCATCTCCAAGGAGGACGTGAGGGACAACGTGGTCAGCTACAACGACGAGGGCGGTGGAGAGGAGGACACCCAGGCCTTTGACATCGGCGCCCTGCGTCACCCCGACACCGTGGAGGAGACCAAGCAGCGGCGCGACATCATCCCCACCGACACGCTCCTGTACCCGCCCCTGCGACGCCACGCCGCTGCGCTCGCCGTCCCCACGCAACGGGACAACGCCGACGTCAGGGACTTCATAAACCAGAGGGTTCTGGACAACGACAGTAACCCCACGGCCCCGCCCTACGACTCCCTCGCCACCTATGCCTATGAGGGGGCGGGCTCTGTGGCGGAGTCGTTGAGCTCactaggctcctcctcctccgagggTGACCAGGACTATAATTACCTCAGCGACTGGGGGCCGCGCTTCAGGAAACTGGCAGACATGTACGGGGCAGAGGACAGCGACCGAGACTCCTAG